In Vigna radiata mitochondrion, complete genome, one DNA window encodes the following:
- the rpl16 gene encoding ribosomal protein L16, which yields MLLRKYLLVTESQVSKCGFHIVKKKKGDVLYPKRTKFSKYRKGICSRGCKPDGTKLGFGRYGTQSCRAGRLSYRAIEAARRAIIGHFHRAMSGQSRKNGKIWVRVFADIPITGKPTEVRMGRGKGNPTGWIARVSTGQVLFEMDGVSLSNARQAATLAAHKPCSSTKFVQWS from the coding sequence ATGCTTCTGCGGAAGTATCTACTCGTTACGGAATCTCAGGTGTCAAAGTGTGGATTTCATATAGTAAAAAAAAAAAAGGGGGACGTGCTATATCCGAAACGTACGAAATTTAGTAAATATCGTAAAGGCATATGTAGTAGGGGTTGCAAACCAGACGGAACAAAACTTGGTTTTGGAAGATATGGCACTCAAAGTTGTAGAGCTGGGCGTCTTTCATATCGAGCCATTGAAGCAGCGCGTCGGGCTATAATCGGACACTTCCATCGTGCTATGAGCGGACAATCCCGAAAAAATGGTAAGATATGGGTAAGAGTTTTCGCAGATATCCCTATTACCGGGAAACCTACAGAAGTCAGAATGGGAAGAGGAAAAGGAAATCCTACGGGTTGGATTGCTCGTGTGTCCACGGGACAAGTCCTATTTGAAATGGATGGTGTGAGTTTGTCAAATGCTCGACAAGCCGCTACATTAGCGGCGCATAAACCATGTTCGTCAACCAAGTTTGTTCAGTGGTCGTAA
- the mttB gene encoding transport membrane protein → MILGEVRIRSVRILIGLGLTWFTRYWFPEELISPLAKPFLTLSLDSYFVCTQSTEASPTYVATSSIACSYFVFPLISHQIWCFLIPSCYGEQRRKYNRFLYLSGSRFSLLLFLTLPRVVPNVWYFLYFVGATSTNSLMIKLQPKIYDHIMLTVRISFIPSVCSQVPVIVICLPEPRGLSVETLTNNRRFLMVFPLLTAALSTPPDIWCQIVARFLISSIIEFTIFVASIVQVREEAGRVE, encoded by the coding sequence ACGATTCTAGGAGAAGTTCGAATCCGTTCCGTTCGGATATTGATCGGTCTTGGTTTGACATGGTTTACGCGTTACTGGTTCCCGGAAGAGTTAATATCTCCATTAGCTAAACCCTTTCTTACCCTGTCTTTGGACTCGTATTTTGTTTGTACACAATCAACGGAGGCCTCCCCGACATATGTTGCAACGTCTTCAATAGCATGTTCTTACTTCGTCTTTCCCTTAATAAGTCATCAAATTTGGTGCTTTTTGATCCCCAGTTGCTATGGGGAACAAAGGAGGAAATACAATCGATTCCTCTATTTAAGTGGTTCTCGCTTCTCCTTGTTACTGTTCCTAACTCTTCCCCGGGTAGTTCCCAATGTTTGGTACTTTCTATACTTCGTGGGTGCAACATCAACAAATTCGCTCATGATCAAGTTACAACCTAAGATCTATGATCATATTATGCTAACTGTTCGTATTTCGTTCATTCCATCGGTATGCTCTCAGGTACCTGTAATTGTGATCTGTTTGCCAGAACCAAGGGGTCTTTCTGTGGAAACCCTCACGAACAATCGTCGTTTTTTGATGGTTTTTCCGCTCCTCACAGCTGCTCTTTCCACACCTCCGGATATCTGGTGCCAAATCGTCGCCCGTTTCCTTATTTCTTCGATAATAGAGTTTACTATCTTTGTGGCATCGATTGTACAAGTTCGCGAAGAGGCTGGACGAGTAGAATGA
- the rps3 gene encoding ribosomal protein S3 translates to MARKGNPISVRLDLNRSSDSSRFSDYYYGKLVYQDVNLRSYFGSIRPPARLTFGFRLGRCILIHFPKRTFIHFFLPRRPRRLKRRKKSRPGKEKGRWWAFGKVGPIGCLHSSDNTEEERNEVRGRRAGKRVESIRLDDREKQNEIRIWPKKKQRYGYHDRSPSIKKNLSKSLRVSGAFKHPKYAGVVNDIAFLIENDDSFRKRKFFQFFFPKKSRSDGPTSHLFKRTLPAVRPSLNYSVMQYLLNRKNQMHFDPVVVLNHFVAPGVAEPSTMGGAKQGRGLDKRIRSRIAFFVESSTSEKKCLAEAKKRLTHFIRLANDLRFAGTTKTTISLFPFFGATFFFPRDRVGFYKNLSFEDAREPLLGQLRIKCCNLMGKDKVMELIEKFIDLGRIGEWIKGIEMMIEIILRNRRIPYGYNSYLNEVKKMRSLLSNRTNTNTLIESVKIKSVYQSASPIAQDISFQLRKKTRSFRSIFSRIVKDIPLVMKKGVEGIRICCSGRSEGAEIARTECGKYGKTSHNVFNQKIDYASAEVSTRYGISGVKVWISYSKKKKGGRAISETYEI, encoded by the coding sequence TTATTATTATGGTAAATTAGTGTATCAAGATGTCAATCTGAGATCTTATTTCGGTTCGATACGTCCACCTGCGAGACTCACCTTTGGCTTTCGTCTCGGTAGGTGTATTCTTATACATTTTCCCAAAAGAACATTCATTCATTTCTTTCTTCCCCGTCGACCACGACGACTGAAACGACGCAAAAAATCCAGACCCGGAAAGGAGAAGGGCCGGTGGTGGGCATTTGGTAAAGTCGGGCCGATCGGGTGTCTTCATTCCAGCGACAATACAGAAGAAGAACGAAACGAAGTGAGAGGCCGGAGGGCAGGGAAAAGAGTCGAGTCGATCAGGCTCGACGACCGGGAGAAGCAAAACGAAATTCGGATTTGGCCGAAAAAGAAGCAACGCTATGGATACCATGACCGATCACCATCGATAAAGAAGAATCTTTCTAAATCACTTCGGGTCAGCGGGGCCTTCAAGCATCCGAAATACGCCGGGGTTGTAAATGACATAGCGTTCCTGATAGAAAATGACGACTCCTTCAGAAAAAGGAAGTTCTTTCAGTTCTTTTTCCCCAAGAAGTCCCGCTCCGACGGCCCGACGAGTCATCTATTTAAAAGGACCCTCCCTGCAGTGCGCCCCTCTTTGAATTATTCGGTCATGCAATACTTATTGAATAGAAAGAACCAAATGCATTTCGACCCCGTCGTAGTTCTCAATCATTTCGTGGCACCGGGCGTGGCTGAACCATCAACGATGGGGGGAGCGAAACAGGGAAGAGGCTTAGATAAGAGAATACGTTCTCGCATCGCTTTTTTTGTAGAAAGCTCGACCAGCGAGAAAAAGTGTTTGGCCGAAGCCAAAAAGAGGTTGACCCACTTCATTCGCTTGGCGAATGATCTTCGCTTCGCGGGAACAACAAAAACAACCATCTCGCTCTTTCCTTTCTTCGGTGCTACCTTTTTCTTTCCAAGGGATAGAGTTGGTTTTTATAAGAACCTTTCTTTTGAGGATGCCCGGGAACCACTCCTAGGTCAATTAAGGATCAAATGTTGTAACCTCATGGGTAAGGATAAGGTAATGGAATTGATAGAGAAATTCATAGACCTAGGTAGGATAGGAGAATGGATAAAGGGAATAGAGATGATGATAGAGATCATACTGAGAAACAGAAGAATTCCGTACGGGTACAACTCTTATTTGAACGAAGTGAAAAAAATGCGATCTTTGTTGTCTAATAGAACAAACACGAATACCTTAATTGAGTCGGTCAAGATCAAATCTGTTTATCAAAGTGCTTCTCCGATTGCTCAAGACATTTCTTTTCAACTGAGAAAGAAAACAAGATCATTTCGTTCCATTTTTAGTAGAATAGTTAAGGATATTCCATTAGTAATGAAAAAAGGGGTTGAGGGGATCCGTATATGTTGTTCAGGTCGATCAGAAGGCGCAGAAATAGCTAGAACTGAATGCGGAAAGTATGGAAAAACATCTCATAATGTATTTAACCAGAAAATCGATTATGCTTCTGCGGAAGTATCTACTCGTTACGGAATCTCAGGTGTCAAAGTGTGGATTTCATATAGTAAAAAAAAAAAAGGGGGACGTGCTATATCCGAAACGTACGAAATTTAG